The genome window GACCCGCCCCTCGTGAAGCCGAAGGGTCCGATCGCAGGCCGCGGCCAGCCTCGGGTTGTGCGTGGCCAGCAGGACCGTGAGGCCCTTCCGGGACCGGAGGTTCAGGAGGAGATCGAAGACCTGGTCGGCGGTCTCCTCGTCCAGGTTCCCCGTGGGTTCGTCCGCCAGGAGCAGGCCCGGTCCGTTCATGAGGGCCCGGGCGAGGGCGACCCGCTGCTGCTCGCCTCCCGAGAGCCGGCCGGGGACGTGGTGAGCCCGTTCACTCAGGCCCACCTCCTTCAATAGGTCCAGGGCGCGGGGGGCGGCGGCCCCGGGGCGCTCCCCGGACACCACGGCGGGCATGAGGACGTTTTCCAGGGCCGTGAATTCGGGGAGGAGGAAGTGAAACTGGTACACGATTCCCACGGTGCGGCGGCGGAAGGAATCCTTTTCGGCTCCCTGCATGGAGGTCACCTCGAACCCTCCGACGCGGATGGACCCCGCGTCGGGCCGGTCCAGTCCCGCGAGGAGGTGCAGGAGCGTGCTCTTCCCCACCCCCGACG of Acidobacteriota bacterium contains these proteins:
- a CDS encoding ABC transporter ATP-binding protein; its protein translation is MIQVEGLTKGFQSGTRRITVLREASLAVAKNEMVALTGPSGVGKSTLLHLLAGLDRPDAGSIRVGGFEVTSMQGAEKDSFRRRTVGIVYQFHFLLPEFTALENVLMPAVVSGERPGAAAPRALDLLKEVGLSERAHHVPGRLSGGEQQRVALARALMNGPGLLLADEPTGNLDEETADQVFDLLLNLRSRKGLTVLLATHNPRLAAACDRTLRLHEGRVLS